Proteins from a single region of Aureibacter tunicatorum:
- a CDS encoding cytochrome c3 family protein, protein MLKKLSMMSFRKMIARSSLAVTLICALTLVTGVFASAKAESSIPTDDAKISAGKSLFENNCTVCHAVHEQVVGPALKDVTERRSVAWLQAFIGNSQKVIKSGDKTAVKLYEEFGKTEMPSFDFSEEEILSVLAYVKQESTVTPTPGGEDVVVDGLPVPQQPTTSSEYVQVILLINVAILVLILVVLALIINVLTKYLNGKEGLSEEDREIVNQKFSLKSLFTSKPAIFFATLIFVAVVGKTVIDGLFLIGVQQGYAPTQPIAFSHKIHAGQYEIDCNYCHTGVTKSKNANIPSANICMNCHSQVKTDSKEIQKIYAAVENNKPIEWVRIHNLPDLAYFNHSQHVKVGGVECQTCHGPIEEMAVVRQHSNLTMGWCINCHRETKVNAEGNAYYDKLLEAHGSSKSMTVSDIGGLECSKCHY, encoded by the coding sequence ATGCTTAAAAAACTAAGTATGATGTCTTTTAGAAAAATGATTGCTCGAAGCTCGCTAGCGGTTACATTAATTTGTGCTCTGACGCTAGTGACGGGTGTTTTCGCATCCGCGAAGGCTGAATCGAGCATACCGACTGACGACGCAAAGATCAGTGCGGGTAAGTCACTTTTCGAGAACAACTGTACAGTATGTCACGCTGTTCACGAACAAGTGGTTGGTCCTGCCCTGAAGGATGTGACAGAGCGCAGGTCTGTAGCATGGCTGCAGGCATTTATCGGCAATTCGCAGAAAGTTATCAAGTCTGGTGACAAAACCGCTGTGAAATTGTACGAAGAATTTGGCAAAACAGAGATGCCTTCTTTTGATTTTTCAGAAGAGGAAATCCTATCTGTTCTTGCTTACGTGAAACAAGAGTCAACTGTTACACCTACTCCTGGAGGTGAAGATGTAGTAGTAGATGGACTACCTGTCCCTCAACAACCGACTACATCATCGGAGTACGTTCAAGTGATTCTTTTAATCAATGTTGCTATTCTAGTTTTGATCTTGGTGGTTCTTGCTTTGATCATCAACGTGCTTACAAAGTACTTGAATGGCAAGGAAGGATTGTCTGAGGAAGATCGCGAGATTGTAAATCAGAAGTTTAGCCTTAAGTCGCTATTCACTAGCAAGCCTGCTATTTTCTTCGCTACGTTGATTTTCGTAGCTGTAGTTGGTAAGACAGTGATCGATGGCTTATTCCTAATAGGTGTGCAACAAGGCTATGCGCCAACACAACCTATTGCATTCTCTCACAAAATTCACGCTGGACAGTACGAGATCGATTGTAACTACTGCCACACAGGTGTGACGAAGAGTAAAAATGCAAACATCCCTTCTGCTAACATTTGTATGAACTGCCACAGCCAAGTGAAAACTGATTCGAAAGAGATTCAGAAGATTTATGCTGCGGTGGAGAATAACAAGCCTATTGAATGGGTGCGTATTCATAATTTGCCTGACTTGGCTTATTTCAATCACTCGCAACACGTAAAGGTTGGTGGTGTTGAATGCCAAACATGTCACGGTCCTATCGAGGAGATGGCAGTTGTAAGACAGCATTCTAACTTGACTATGGGATGGTGTATTAACTGTCACAGAGAAACTAAGGTGAATGCTGAAGGCAATGCTTACTATGATAAGTTGTTGGAAGCTCATGGTTCAAGCAAGTCGATGACAGTGAGCGATATCGGAGGACTTGAATGTTCGAAGTGTCACTACTAA
- a CDS encoding aconitate hydratase codes for MTFDIEMIKNVYSNIKERVDAAKKQTNTPLTLAEKILYSHLYDPLAISNFKRGEDYVDFAPDRVAMQDATAQMALLQFMQAGKKRAAVPSTVHCDHLIQAKVGAEKDLDVAKHTSSEVFDFLGSVSNKYGIGFWKPGAGIIHQVVLENYAFPGGMMIGTDSHTVNAGGLGMVAIGVGGADAVDVMAGMPWELKFPKLIGVKLTGKLNGWAAPKDIILKVAGILTVKGGTGCIVEYFGEGAQSLSCTGKGTICNMGAEIGATTSTFGYDESMKRYLDATGREDVANLADEVKDYLTGDAEVYANPEKYFDQVIEINLDDLEPHLNGPFTPDRATPISKMKEEAEKNGWPQTVEWGLIGSCTNSSYEDLSRAASIAQQAVDKGLVTKAEFGINPGSEQVRYTAERDGLLKTFEDLNAKIFTNACGPCIGQWARAGAEKEEKNSIVHSFNRNFAKRADGNPNTHAFVASPEMVAAIAITGDLTFNPLKDTITNKDGEQVKLEAPVGDELPAKGFEVKDNGYQEPAKNGEDIEVIVKPDSERLQILEAFNPWDGQNINGARLLIKAKGKCTTDHISMAGPWLKYRGHLDNISNNLLIGAVNAFNDATNSIKNQITGEYIPVPDAARAYKAESIPTIIVGDQNYGEGSSREHAAMEPRHLGVKAVLVKSFARIHETNLKKQGMLALTFDNPEDYDLIQENDTFNFTNLSDFAPNKSLNIEIIHKDGSKHNITVNHTYNENQIEWYKAGSALNLIKQQQN; via the coding sequence ATGACCTTTGACATTGAAATGATCAAAAATGTCTACTCAAACATAAAAGAACGAGTAGACGCGGCCAAAAAACAAACAAACACACCACTCACCTTAGCAGAGAAAATCCTATATTCTCACTTATATGACCCATTAGCAATATCCAATTTTAAGAGAGGCGAAGATTATGTAGATTTCGCACCTGACAGAGTGGCGATGCAAGACGCTACTGCTCAAATGGCTCTATTGCAATTTATGCAAGCAGGAAAGAAAAGAGCTGCCGTGCCGTCAACAGTGCACTGCGACCACCTTATCCAAGCCAAAGTAGGCGCTGAAAAAGATCTAGACGTAGCCAAGCACACTTCCAGCGAAGTATTTGATTTCCTTGGTTCTGTTTCGAACAAATACGGGATTGGTTTTTGGAAGCCCGGCGCCGGAATAATCCATCAAGTAGTGCTAGAAAACTATGCTTTTCCTGGCGGCATGATGATAGGCACAGACTCTCACACTGTTAACGCTGGCGGACTAGGAATGGTAGCGATAGGTGTTGGTGGAGCTGACGCTGTAGATGTAATGGCGGGAATGCCTTGGGAACTTAAATTCCCTAAGCTTATTGGTGTTAAGTTAACAGGAAAGCTAAACGGCTGGGCAGCGCCAAAAGACATTATATTAAAAGTAGCGGGCATTCTTACCGTAAAAGGAGGAACAGGCTGTATCGTAGAATACTTTGGAGAAGGAGCTCAATCGCTATCATGCACAGGCAAAGGAACAATCTGCAACATGGGAGCTGAAATTGGAGCGACTACATCAACTTTCGGTTACGACGAGTCAATGAAACGCTACCTTGACGCTACAGGTAGAGAAGATGTAGCAAATCTTGCTGACGAAGTAAAAGACTACTTGACAGGCGATGCTGAAGTATACGCTAATCCTGAAAAATATTTTGATCAAGTTATCGAAATCAACCTTGATGATCTTGAGCCTCACTTGAATGGCCCATTTACTCCTGATAGAGCAACTCCTATTTCTAAAATGAAGGAAGAAGCAGAAAAGAATGGATGGCCACAAACAGTTGAATGGGGATTGATTGGTTCATGCACAAATTCGTCTTATGAAGACTTATCAAGAGCCGCTTCTATCGCGCAACAAGCTGTAGACAAAGGATTAGTAACTAAAGCTGAATTCGGTATAAATCCTGGTTCTGAGCAAGTTCGATATACTGCAGAAAGAGATGGACTATTAAAAACATTTGAAGATCTTAATGCTAAAATCTTCACCAATGCTTGCGGTCCTTGCATCGGACAATGGGCAAGAGCAGGCGCTGAAAAGGAAGAAAAGAACTCAATAGTTCATTCATTCAATAGAAACTTCGCCAAAAGAGCCGATGGAAATCCAAACACACATGCCTTTGTAGCTTCTCCGGAAATGGTAGCAGCGATTGCTATCACTGGCGACTTGACATTCAACCCGCTTAAGGACACGATCACAAATAAAGATGGCGAGCAAGTAAAACTTGAAGCTCCAGTTGGCGATGAATTGCCAGCTAAAGGTTTTGAAGTTAAAGACAATGGATACCAAGAACCTGCGAAAAACGGCGAGGACATAGAAGTTATCGTAAAGCCTGATTCTGAAAGGTTGCAAATCCTTGAAGCGTTCAATCCTTGGGATGGCCAGAACATAAATGGCGCAAGACTCCTAATCAAAGCCAAAGGCAAGTGTACGACAGATCATATTTCTATGGCAGGACCATGGTTGAAATACAGAGGACACCTTGACAACATCTCCAACAATTTGTTGATCGGCGCAGTAAATGCGTTCAATGATGCGACTAACAGCATAAAGAACCAGATAACAGGGGAATACATTCCAGTTCCTGATGCGGCAAGAGCTTACAAGGCTGAAAGCATTCCTACCATTATCGTTGGCGATCAAAACTATGGAGAAGGTTCATCAAGAGAGCATGCTGCCATGGAGCCAAGGCACTTAGGTGTAAAAGCTGTATTGGTAAAATCGTTCGCTAGGATACACGAAACAAACCTGAAGAAGCAAGGAATGCTTGCATTGACTTTCGACAATCCTGAAGACTATGATTTGATTCAAGAAAATGACACATTCAATTTCACGAATTTAAGCGATTTCGCACCAAACAAATCCTTGAATATTGAAATCATTCATAAAGACGGATCAAAACATAATATCACTGTCAACCACACATACAATGAAAATCAAATCGAGTGGTACAAGGCTGGATCTGCCTTGAATTTGATTAAGCAACAACAAAACTAA
- a CDS encoding outer membrane beta-barrel protein, with the protein MKKGLLLILAIVLGYAQCMAQDSEAESNWYISAQYSMSFPVGEFHDIYKDPDFKGFWLEGGYLFDDFVSVGLTAAFHQFSKGNLEVRETSIVVDDFNTLLIPILVKGNIQQVFGKFKPYLGIGGGGAFSKASKDVLSYGVSESTRFTFAFMGELGLNFQLVDGVDLNVAGKYEYYDVKVIENRLNYFSANIGIRAKL; encoded by the coding sequence ATGAAAAAAGGCTTACTATTGATTCTTGCGATTGTTCTCGGGTATGCTCAATGCATGGCTCAAGATTCTGAAGCCGAGTCCAATTGGTATATATCTGCTCAATATTCAATGTCATTCCCTGTGGGAGAATTTCATGATATTTACAAAGATCCTGATTTCAAAGGATTCTGGCTGGAAGGAGGATATCTTTTTGATGACTTTGTCTCAGTTGGATTGACAGCGGCTTTTCATCAGTTTTCAAAAGGCAATCTTGAGGTTAGAGAGACAAGTATCGTTGTTGATGATTTCAATACGCTTTTGATTCCCATTTTGGTGAAAGGAAATATTCAGCAAGTTTTTGGAAAGTTCAAGCCTTATTTAGGCATTGGAGGGGGAGGAGCTTTTAGTAAAGCGAGCAAGGATGTGTTAAGTTATGGAGTGTCGGAATCGACGCGGTTTACTTTTGCTTTTATGGGAGAGCTGGGACTTAATTTTCAATTGGTTGACGGAGTTGATTTGAATGTGGCTGGAAAGTATGAGTATTATGATGTGAAAGTAATCGAAAATAGATTGAATTACTTTTCCGCCAATATTGGCATCAGAGCGAAATTATAA
- the smc gene encoding chromosome segregation protein SMC, whose product MLLTKLEIKGFKSFADKTVINFNEGITGIVGPNGCGKSNVIDAIRWVLGEQKTKALRSEKMENIIFNGTKNRKAAQMAEVSLTFINNKSILPTEYNNITITRRYYRTGDSEYELNGVKCRLKDVTNLFLDTGINSNSYAIIELKMIDELLNDKENSRRGLFEEAAGISKFKIRKKETIKKLEGTDKDIERIDDILFEIEKNMKSLERQAKQAKKYFDLKKQYKSTSLILGQKKLKEFESKTITLTNKLSEEENLQVQLAKKAAQCNASLEQMKTDILIKEKNLNFRQRTLNTHTGKIYELENNQKIKLERQSSIKQQLDQLHIQKEKTETEKEEFKIEKQSIAMQLESLQKINAEHSISLEEKKSKLGKLKELINEKKIKFDSQKELLNSLEKQYFDLVKEKDILEIKKQQKRLEAESMSERFQTIANEKTHYSDTLKELKHKVQEDTELLNKMFVRQKAINEEKANATIDKERLQDLKIQLEKNFAVKENEFNLQKELFEKLEDYPDSVKFIYEHPELEGKVHLIGDLIQADSDNEAWLEELLQPYLNFLVVDSHVTARTAINLLNKEGIGKATFISVDSLKDIKNNNLDISSQKIKIREKHLPILQRILSSFQTTNEDSFQKINGGFQYGYIFRGGSETSTNQSSKIGRKAKLESMTNELKNLEKEMSSITTQLKNCLEKLEELDRRSLVELINSKERELDLLNKEIQLHKAKEGQIEESFQSIQIHEQDLQDEIIELTEKFDLLPPKIELLSTQIKKHEYNLQFLEEDLSIENDSLSVIEKEYSEANITFIQAESQTESLHQKESFLTNQESKIKSQLKEINDKQEELEQDMLALNDIQETDYEQINQLKLEQEEIENGVKESEKEYFNSRNELEKTDNELKSIQKKRDINNHILGELREELNQFNLQMQSVIDRLQIELGIDAQQIQNTTDSELENSEFYTLAIKDLEHLNSNIKSQIDKMNNINPMALEAFEEIKERHLFINNERQDLIDAKETLLKTIEEINEVAQTAFTSAFHNIKDSFIKVFRTLFTAEDDCDLTLTDPNHPLESKIEIIAKPKGKRPLTINQLSGGEKTLTAISLLFAIYLQKPAPFCIFDEVDAPLDDANIDKFNNIIKEFSNQSQFIIVTHNKRTMASTEIMYGVTMLEQGISRVIPVDLRELSA is encoded by the coding sequence ATGCTTCTGACCAAATTAGAGATCAAAGGCTTTAAGAGCTTTGCTGATAAAACTGTCATCAATTTCAATGAAGGCATCACAGGTATTGTCGGACCCAATGGCTGCGGCAAATCCAATGTTATCGACGCCATTCGCTGGGTTCTGGGTGAGCAGAAAACCAAAGCCCTTAGGTCGGAGAAAATGGAGAACATAATTTTTAACGGCACAAAAAACAGAAAAGCGGCTCAAATGGCAGAAGTCTCCTTGACTTTCATCAACAACAAATCAATACTGCCGACCGAGTACAACAACATAACAATCACACGAAGATATTATCGCACTGGAGACAGCGAGTACGAACTAAACGGAGTCAAATGTCGACTAAAAGATGTGACGAATTTATTCCTTGACACTGGAATAAACTCTAATAGCTATGCCATCATAGAACTTAAAATGATAGATGAACTCCTCAATGATAAAGAGAATTCGAGACGAGGCTTGTTCGAAGAGGCCGCAGGCATCTCCAAGTTTAAAATCCGAAAAAAGGAAACTATAAAAAAACTTGAAGGAACAGACAAAGACATTGAACGCATAGACGATATACTTTTTGAAATAGAAAAGAATATGAAATCGCTCGAGCGTCAGGCCAAGCAAGCAAAAAAATATTTTGACCTTAAAAAACAATACAAATCCACCAGCTTAATTCTCGGCCAAAAAAAACTCAAAGAATTCGAGTCGAAAACAATTACTCTGACCAATAAACTATCGGAAGAAGAAAATCTCCAAGTTCAACTAGCCAAAAAAGCAGCTCAATGCAATGCGAGCCTTGAGCAGATGAAAACAGATATTCTTATCAAGGAAAAGAATTTAAACTTCAGACAACGAACATTAAATACTCATACAGGCAAAATATATGAGCTTGAAAACAATCAAAAAATAAAGCTTGAAAGGCAATCCTCCATCAAACAACAGTTAGATCAACTACACATTCAAAAAGAAAAAACAGAAACTGAAAAAGAAGAATTTAAAATTGAAAAGCAATCAATTGCAATGCAATTGGAAAGTCTTCAAAAAATAAATGCTGAACATTCTATCTCCCTCGAAGAAAAAAAGTCCAAACTAGGCAAACTCAAAGAGCTCATCAATGAGAAGAAGATAAAATTTGATTCTCAAAAAGAACTTCTAAACAGTCTAGAAAAACAATATTTTGATTTAGTCAAAGAAAAAGATATTCTGGAAATCAAAAAACAACAAAAAAGACTGGAAGCTGAAAGCATGTCCGAGCGTTTTCAAACAATTGCAAATGAAAAAACTCATTATTCAGATACTCTCAAGGAATTAAAACATAAAGTTCAAGAAGACACTGAATTATTAAACAAGATGTTTGTTAGGCAAAAAGCAATCAATGAGGAAAAAGCCAACGCTACAATAGACAAGGAAAGACTACAAGATTTAAAAATTCAATTAGAAAAGAATTTCGCTGTAAAAGAAAATGAATTTAATCTTCAAAAAGAATTATTTGAAAAACTGGAAGATTATCCGGATTCTGTAAAATTCATATATGAACATCCTGAATTGGAAGGCAAAGTGCATCTTATTGGAGATCTCATTCAAGCAGATTCCGACAATGAAGCATGGCTGGAAGAGCTGCTTCAACCATATCTCAATTTTCTAGTAGTTGATAGCCATGTTACAGCTCGTACTGCAATCAATTTGCTAAATAAAGAAGGAATTGGCAAAGCAACTTTTATATCCGTGGACTCATTGAAAGATATCAAAAACAATAATCTTGATATCAGTAGCCAAAAAATTAAAATCAGGGAAAAGCATCTTCCGATTCTGCAAAGGATATTATCCTCTTTTCAGACGACAAATGAAGATAGTTTTCAAAAAATAAATGGTGGCTTCCAATATGGATATATATTTCGAGGCGGAAGCGAAACTTCAACAAATCAAAGCTCCAAGATTGGCAGAAAAGCGAAGCTGGAAAGCATGACTAATGAGCTTAAGAATCTTGAAAAGGAGATGTCAAGCATAACTACTCAACTTAAAAACTGCCTAGAAAAGCTAGAAGAACTTGACAGAAGATCATTAGTAGAGCTTATAAACTCAAAAGAAAGAGAATTAGACCTTCTTAATAAAGAAATTCAACTGCATAAAGCCAAGGAAGGACAAATTGAAGAATCGTTTCAAAGCATTCAAATACATGAACAAGATCTACAGGATGAAATTATTGAACTAACAGAAAAGTTCGATCTCCTGCCCCCGAAAATCGAGCTACTCTCAACACAAATTAAAAAACATGAATACAATCTTCAATTCCTAGAAGAAGATCTTTCAATTGAGAATGACAGTCTTTCTGTAATAGAAAAAGAGTATTCCGAAGCTAATATCACTTTCATCCAAGCAGAAAGTCAAACAGAATCTTTGCATCAAAAAGAATCATTTCTTACAAATCAAGAATCAAAAATCAAGAGCCAGCTAAAGGAAATAAACGACAAACAAGAAGAACTGGAACAAGACATGCTTGCCCTTAACGACATACAAGAGACCGATTATGAACAAATCAATCAATTGAAGTTAGAGCAAGAAGAAATAGAAAATGGAGTAAAAGAATCTGAAAAAGAATATTTCAATTCTCGTAACGAGCTGGAAAAAACCGATAATGAACTTAAAAGCATTCAAAAGAAAAGGGATATCAACAACCACATCCTAGGAGAGCTTCGCGAGGAATTGAATCAATTCAACTTGCAAATGCAATCTGTCATAGATCGATTACAAATAGAACTTGGCATTGACGCACAGCAAATACAAAACACGACTGATTCAGAGCTTGAAAACAGCGAATTTTACACTTTGGCGATTAAAGACTTGGAACACTTAAACTCGAACATCAAGTCTCAAATTGACAAAATGAACAATATTAATCCAATGGCTTTGGAAGCTTTTGAAGAAATCAAAGAGCGACATTTGTTTATCAACAATGAGAGGCAAGACTTGATTGACGCCAAAGAAACGCTGTTAAAAACTATCGAAGAAATAAACGAAGTTGCTCAAACAGCGTTCACATCCGCATTTCACAATATCAAAGACAGCTTCATCAAAGTATTCAGAACTCTGTTCACGGCTGAAGATGATTGCGACCTTACACTGACAGATCCTAATCATCCATTAGAGTCAAAAATAGAGATTATCGCCAAGCCTAAAGGAAAACGCCCATTAACTATCAATCAATTATCTGGTGGAGAAAAGACATTGACGGCGATTTCCTTGCTATTTGCAATCTATTTACAAAAGCCAGCCCCCTTTTGTATTTTTGATGAAGTTGACGCTCCTTTGGACGATGCCAACATCGACAAATTCAACAATATTATTAAAGAGTTTTCCAACCAGTCACAGTTCATCATAGTAACCCACAACAAGCGTACTATGGCTAGCACTGAAATTATGTATGGCGTGACCATGTTGGAACAAGGCATATCCAGAGTAATACCTGTAGACTTAAGAGAACTTAGCGCCTAA